A genomic region of Metopolophium dirhodum isolate CAU chromosome 1, ASM1992520v1, whole genome shotgun sequence contains the following coding sequences:
- the LOC132936605 gene encoding uncharacterized protein LOC132936605 — MDSFNEVFEDSFSSYNPSPRKLRVEFVKDEHSPDYFKTMAIAYWTIFVGHDLSHAEISRMMNSNKSVSCCSNSRKELMPRDIHLELCLQVVILGKDPFFRNHIRFMNYGRLVPAVCSDCTFDPRNKIQHNLVL, encoded by the exons ATGGATAGTTTTAATG AAGTTTTCGAAGATTCTTTTTCGTCTTACAATCCAAGTCCTAGAAAGCTGAGGGTTGAATTTGTCAAAGACGAGCACTCACCAGATTACTTCAAAACGATGGCAATTGCGTACTGGACGATTTTTGTAGGCCATGATCTATCTCACGCGGAAATTTCTAGAATGA TGAATAGTAATAAGTCTGTGAGCTGTTGTTCAAATAGCCGGAAGGAGCTCATGCCTCGAGACATACACCTCGAGTTGTGCTTGCAAGTAGTGATACTGGGTAAAGATCCATTTTTCAGAAACCATATTCGTTTTATGAACTACGGTCGTTTGGTGCCAGCTGTGTGTTCCGATTGTACTTTTGACCCAAGGAACAA AATACAACACAACCTTGTACTGTAA